The following proteins come from a genomic window of Lolium rigidum isolate FL_2022 chromosome 5, APGP_CSIRO_Lrig_0.1, whole genome shotgun sequence:
- the LOC124656820 gene encoding NADPH oxidase activator-like, whose amino-acid sequence MRASQTNKPLPLPLPPPPLSLPSTPSTTPRRRGRTASSSSSSSSVSAGSSSFSPSPSPAPSPRTTTATSVVPFSWERRPGLPKSSLGGLMSSSGSSTTLPLPPPPLRPSPRRCRQRRRRRAVEAPGPGADPFAAALVECTREEGMAHDDAEDKLWPARTTKVSGRTARPWRIAGGGVVGLLDLYGCKSAMDVVDGAFLARRPVAPSPRPGPCRATRR is encoded by the coding sequence ATGCGAGCTTCGCAAACCAACaaaccgctgccgctgccgctcccaCCTCCACCTCTCTCGCTGCCGTCGACGCCGTCCACCACCCCGCGCCGGCGCGGCCGCACCGCCTCATCGtcctcatcgtcttcctccgtgtCAGCCGGCTCTTCCTCCTTCTCCCCGTCGCCGTCCCCTGCCCCGTCTCCCCGCACCACCACCGCAACCTCAGTCGTTCCCTTCTCGTGGGAGCGCCGCCCAGGGCTCCCTAAGAGCTCCCTTGGCGGCCTCATGTCATCCTCCGGTAGCAGCACAACCCTCCCGCTtcccccgccgccgctccgcccttcccctcgccgctgccggcagcgcagacgccgccgcgccgtcgaAGCCCCCGGACCCGGGGCGGACCCCTTCGCCGCCGCCTTGGTGGAGTGCACCAGGGAAGAAGGCATGGCCCATGACGACGCCGAAGACAAGCTCTGGCCGGCGCGGACGACGAAGGTGTCCGGCCGCACGGCGCGCCCATGGCGGATCGCTGGCGGCGGTGTCGTCGGATTACTCGACCTCTACGGGTGCAAGAGCGCCATGGACGTCGTGGACGGCGCGTTTCTTGCTCGCCGGCCGGTCGCACCGTCTCCACGTCCCGGGCCGTGCCGGGCCACCCGGAGATAA